A genomic window from Algoriphagus sp. Y33 includes:
- a CDS encoding DUF2207 domain-containing protein, producing the protein MKKIAILFFLFSVQLEVFAQDFSVTSYSVDITIHQDGYFDVVEKYNLNFEVPKHGIYRDIRTSYDLQNENGELEKRKIKLSNIEVPGYKFEAPSSFGQKMSTNVRIKIGDANVTLKGPQYYEIRYRVENAFLHEREAIQFYWNIKPSDWHAPFHAIDFKIHLPDGISLDEGDYYLYSGAVGSDIPTTDFQTTYFEGLYSGTSNPGVVSSGGEALTVLLKLPVGSIKEIKPFWPFWTDYGWTIILVLLFFTFYAIWKKHGKDDPVTRTTSYYPPKGMDPAMVGFLIDDSGDTNDLISLIPFWASQGYMTIEEIDKKGWFAKDDTKLTKLKELDADFPLYQRQLFDGLFGRGSEVLVSSLKDKFYTTMSKAKVTLKDAAQIYYVNKSKKIMIYTAVGLVLLMFILIPSFLFLWGIIAAISVGVSLIFLLIMNQFMIKKNKEGTAILSELKGFKQFIKVAEENKLKMLLKEDPSYFESTMGYALAFGMFDKWAKKFDSLNIEPPTWYYSSTGRMMTMAHFSKSFNSSIKSTQSTMVSSPSSSGSSGGGGGGFSGGGFGGGGGGSW; encoded by the coding sequence ATGAAAAAAATTGCAATTCTATTTTTCTTGTTTTCTGTGCAATTAGAGGTATTTGCCCAAGATTTTAGCGTCACGTCCTATTCTGTGGATATTACCATTCATCAGGACGGATACTTTGACGTAGTAGAAAAATACAATCTTAATTTTGAAGTTCCGAAGCATGGAATCTATCGGGACATTCGGACTTCCTATGATTTACAAAATGAAAACGGAGAGCTAGAAAAGCGTAAAATCAAGCTAAGCAATATTGAGGTTCCCGGGTATAAGTTTGAAGCCCCCTCTTCATTTGGTCAGAAAATGTCCACAAATGTGCGGATCAAAATAGGCGATGCAAATGTGACCTTGAAAGGTCCGCAATACTATGAAATCAGGTATAGAGTGGAGAATGCATTCCTTCATGAAAGGGAAGCCATACAATTCTATTGGAATATAAAGCCAAGTGACTGGCATGCTCCTTTTCATGCAATAGATTTCAAAATTCACTTGCCGGATGGGATATCCTTAGATGAGGGAGATTACTACTTATATTCAGGTGCTGTTGGCTCAGATATCCCTACAACAGACTTTCAAACTACTTATTTCGAAGGTTTATATTCCGGGACAAGCAACCCCGGTGTGGTTTCTTCCGGTGGAGAAGCTTTAACTGTTCTGTTGAAATTGCCTGTGGGAAGCATCAAAGAAATCAAACCTTTTTGGCCGTTTTGGACTGATTACGGCTGGACAATTATTCTTGTACTGCTATTCTTTACGTTTTATGCTATCTGGAAAAAGCACGGAAAGGACGACCCTGTCACCAGAACAACCAGCTATTACCCACCCAAAGGGATGGATCCTGCGATGGTTGGCTTCTTGATAGACGATTCGGGCGACACCAACGACCTTATTTCTTTAATTCCATTTTGGGCTTCGCAAGGCTATATGACAATTGAAGAAATCGATAAAAAAGGATGGTTTGCTAAAGATGACACCAAGCTCACCAAATTGAAAGAACTTGATGCAGATTTCCCATTGTATCAGCGTCAGCTTTTCGATGGGCTGTTTGGGCGCGGATCGGAAGTATTGGTAAGCAGCTTAAAAGACAAGTTTTATACTACGATGAGCAAAGCCAAAGTAACGCTCAAGGATGCCGCCCAGATCTACTATGTGAACAAGTCCAAAAAAATCATGATCTACACAGCAGTGGGCCTGGTTTTGTTGATGTTTATTCTGATCCCAAGCTTTCTCTTTTTATGGGGGATTATCGCTGCCATTTCAGTTGGGGTATCTTTGATCTTCCTATTGATAATGAATCAGTTTATGATCAAGAAGAATAAGGAGGGAACTGCGATATTGTCTGAATTGAAAGGTTTCAAACAATTCATAAAAGTAGCTGAAGAAAACAAATTGAAAATGCTTCTCAAAGAAGATCCTTCCTACTTCGAATCTACCATGGGCTATGCATTGGCATTTGGAATGTTTGACAAATGGGCAAAAAAATTCGATTCGCTAAATATTGAGCCACCGACTTGGTATTACTCCTCCACAGGGAGAATGATGACTATGGCTCATTTCTCCAAATCCTTCAATAGCTCCATCAAATCAACCCAATCCACGATGGTGAGTTCACCTTCAAGTTCGGGAAGCTCCGGCGGCGGGGGCGGTGGATTTTCCGGAGGTGGTTTCGGCGGTGGAGGCGGAGGAAGCTGGTAG
- a CDS encoding sugar phosphate isomerase/epimerase, whose product MNSIFPQHKSIQSLSGRRSFLKTAGLGALAMTFPLPLFPKNLVDTPMGIVVHSYAARWHSDVPSEKYPGIENALGLLEHCKEIGAGGVQTVVNGWSKDFAKKVRDVREKFGMYLEGSIALPKSQDELPKFETDVLAAREAGATILRTACLSGRRYVDFTVLEDFNKFKLNAIRSIELAEPVVRKHKMKLAVENHKDWTSAELESIVLNLGSEWVGVTLDFGNNISFLEHPMRVIETLAPYAFSTHVKDMGVKHYQDGFLLSEVPLGEGIVDLKSAVALCKKHNPGINFSLEMITRNPLEIPCMKDGYWTTFEHLTGLDVYRMQRMIEENLFEGELPKITGLSKEKQLAFEEQNVVACLDYSRISLGL is encoded by the coding sequence ATGAATTCGATTTTCCCTCAGCACAAAAGCATCCAAAGTCTTTCGGGAAGAAGGAGCTTTCTGAAAACAGCGGGGCTGGGAGCTCTTGCAATGACTTTTCCCTTACCTCTATTTCCTAAGAATTTGGTGGATACTCCCATGGGAATAGTAGTTCATTCCTATGCGGCGAGATGGCATTCAGATGTTCCAAGTGAAAAATATCCGGGGATCGAAAATGCGCTGGGTTTACTGGAGCATTGTAAAGAGATAGGTGCGGGAGGTGTGCAAACCGTGGTGAATGGCTGGTCTAAAGATTTTGCAAAGAAAGTTAGAGACGTGCGGGAAAAATTCGGTATGTACTTAGAAGGAAGCATTGCATTGCCTAAATCTCAAGATGAGCTTCCGAAATTTGAAACTGATGTTTTGGCTGCCCGGGAAGCAGGAGCGACAATTCTAAGGACAGCATGTCTCAGTGGACGACGCTACGTGGACTTTACTGTGCTTGAGGATTTCAATAAATTCAAACTGAATGCAATTCGATCCATTGAACTTGCAGAGCCTGTGGTGCGAAAGCATAAGATGAAGCTTGCAGTAGAAAACCATAAAGACTGGACTTCCGCAGAACTAGAATCAATTGTCTTAAATCTTGGAAGTGAATGGGTGGGAGTGACGTTGGATTTTGGGAATAATATTTCATTCTTGGAGCATCCTATGAGAGTAATAGAGACATTGGCTCCCTATGCATTTTCTACCCATGTGAAGGATATGGGGGTGAAGCATTATCAAGATGGTTTTTTGCTTTCTGAAGTTCCGCTTGGCGAGGGGATTGTGGATCTGAAATCTGCGGTTGCACTTTGCAAAAAACATAATCCCGGGATCAATTTCAGCCTAGAAATGATCACAAGGAATCCGCTGGAAATCCCCTGTATGAAGGATGGTTATTGGACTACTTTCGAGCACTTGACCGGATTGGACGTGTACAGAATGCAGCGAATGATTGAAGAAAATCTGTTCGAAGGAGAGCTGCCAAAAATCACAGGATTAAGTAAAGAAAAGCAATTGGCTTTTGAAGAACAGAACGTAGTAGCCTGTCTTGATTATAGCCGTATTTCACTTGGGTTGTAG
- a CDS encoding dihydrofolate reductase family protein — protein sequence MKNSVFIATSLDGFIAGENDELDWLSTFPEIDHIDTGFNEFTSRIDALLMGRNTFKVVAGFEGEWFYNKPVFVWSNSLAEIPEKLQEKAFPVNGSIPEVLSQIHGKGFHNLYIDGGKTIQSFLKEDLIDEMIITTIPVLLGSGIPMFGELPQQLVFECVRSTRFLDKVVQNHFVRAR from the coding sequence ATGAAAAACAGTGTTTTTATTGCCACCAGCCTAGATGGTTTCATAGCCGGGGAAAACGATGAACTAGACTGGCTTTCCACCTTTCCTGAAATTGATCATATCGATACCGGATTTAATGAGTTTACCTCCCGCATCGATGCACTGCTGATGGGAAGAAACACATTTAAAGTTGTAGCGGGTTTTGAAGGAGAATGGTTTTATAACAAGCCTGTTTTTGTTTGGAGTAATTCTCTTGCAGAGATTCCGGAAAAACTACAAGAAAAGGCATTTCCGGTCAATGGAAGCATCCCGGAAGTACTTTCCCAAATTCATGGCAAAGGTTTTCACAACCTCTATATCGATGGAGGTAAAACTATTCAAAGCTTTCTAAAAGAAGACCTAATTGACGAAATGATCATTACTACTATTCCGGTGTTATTGGGATCGGGCATTCCTATGTTTGGTGAATTGCCGCAGCAACTGGTTTTTGAATGCGTCAGGTCAACCCGATTTTTAGACAAAGTCGTACAAAACCATTTTGTCAGAGCCCGATAA
- a CDS encoding LemA family protein translates to MVALLIVIGIILLLGVILVGIFNSFVKNKNTVKDAWSNIDVALKRRYDLIPNLVETVKGYASHEKETLEAVIQARNAAIAVPSDDINSQIQAENQLQQTLRSIFALSEAYPDLKANTNFLQLQDKLNEIEENLERARRYYNGTVRENNTYGESFPGVIFAGMFNYKHFDYFEAEPESRENVKVSFS, encoded by the coding sequence ATGGTGGCACTTCTCATAGTTATTGGAATCATTCTGCTGCTGGGAGTTATTCTAGTGGGTATCTTCAACAGCTTTGTAAAAAACAAAAACACGGTCAAAGACGCGTGGAGCAATATAGATGTTGCGCTCAAGCGGCGCTATGACCTTATCCCAAACCTTGTAGAAACCGTAAAAGGCTATGCAAGCCATGAAAAAGAAACGCTGGAAGCCGTCATCCAAGCTAGAAATGCAGCAATAGCGGTGCCTTCTGATGATATCAACTCCCAAATCCAGGCAGAAAATCAACTACAACAAACTCTCCGAAGCATCTTTGCTTTAAGCGAGGCTTATCCTGACCTGAAAGCAAACACTAATTTCTTACAACTTCAGGATAAGTTAAATGAGATCGAAGAAAACTTAGAGCGGGCCAGACGCTACTATAATGGTACTGTGAGAGAAAACAATACCTACGGGGAGAGTTTCCCCGGGGTGATTTTTGCAGGAATGTTCAACTATAAACATTTTGATTATTTCGAGGCGGAACCGGAGAGTCGTGAAAATGTAAAAGTGAGTTTTTCCTGA
- a CDS encoding SDR family NAD(P)-dependent oxidoreductase has product MSEKLPGIKLFDLTGKAAIITGGSKGLGLAMAEGLASAGASVMLVSRNLSEGDESAKRIAEVYGVKAIAFEADVVNKDQIEAMAKAAFDAFGKIDVLINSAGINIRGAIDELQLEEFSKVMEINVTGTWLCCKAVTPYMKEAGRGSIINLASTLGLVGLSNRTPYASSKGAVVQMTRALGLEFAPFNITVNAICPGPFLTEMNLPIADTEEGKKFVVGATALGRWGRLEEIQGAAIYLASDAGTYMVGSMLTVDGGWTAR; this is encoded by the coding sequence ATGTCTGAAAAACTCCCCGGAATCAAACTTTTTGACCTGACCGGAAAAGCAGCAATAATCACAGGAGGCTCCAAAGGCCTTGGATTGGCGATGGCCGAAGGACTTGCCTCAGCCGGTGCAAGTGTGATGCTGGTAAGCAGAAATCTGTCTGAAGGCGATGAATCCGCCAAGAGAATTGCAGAAGTCTATGGAGTAAAAGCAATCGCCTTTGAGGCGGATGTAGTGAATAAAGACCAGATAGAAGCTATGGCTAAAGCAGCTTTTGATGCGTTCGGAAAGATAGATGTGCTAATCAACAGTGCAGGGATTAATATTCGCGGCGCGATCGATGAATTGCAGCTGGAAGAGTTCAGCAAAGTGATGGAAATCAACGTGACGGGAACATGGCTATGCTGTAAAGCAGTGACGCCTTATATGAAGGAAGCAGGCCGGGGAAGCATTATCAATCTGGCGAGCACGTTGGGATTGGTGGGTCTGTCCAATAGAACACCGTATGCATCCAGCAAGGGTGCAGTAGTTCAGATGACCAGAGCTTTGGGGTTGGAATTCGCTCCGTTTAATATCACGGTGAATGCGATTTGTCCGGGACCTTTTTTGACGGAAATGAACCTGCCGATAGCCGATACAGAGGAAGGGAAGAAGTTTGTGGTAGGTGCTACAGCTCTGGGCAGATGGGGAAGATTGGAAGAAATCCAGGGAGCGGCAATCTACCTGGCTTCAGATGCCGGAACTTATATGGTAGGATCCATGCTGACCGTGGATGGAGGCTGGACGGCGAGATGA